In Populus nigra chromosome 1, ddPopNigr1.1, whole genome shotgun sequence, one genomic interval encodes:
- the LOC133693825 gene encoding cytochrome c oxidase assembly protein COX11, mitochondrial, with protein sequence MSWSSLASATRRATNRNLLLSQFKPLHQNHHPFQQPIYNKRRCEIKKHFSTSYKVGGGSAANSNTSREEKSKKTLIYLTGLVVAMVGSSYAAVPLYRRFCQATGYGGTVQRRESVEEKIARHANDGTVATREIAVQFNADVGDGMPWKFAPTQREVRVKPGESALAFYTAENQSSTPITGVSTYNVTPMKAAVYFNKIQCFCFEEQRLLPGEQIDMPVFFYIDPEFETDPRMDGINNIILSYTFFKVSEE encoded by the exons ATGTCATGGTCAAGCCTCGCTAGCGCGACAAGAAGAGCAACAAATCGCAATCTCTTGCTTTCTCAATTCAAACCTCTACACCAAAATCACCACCCTTTTCAACAACCCAT TTACAATAAAAGGAGATGTGAAATTAAGAAGCATTTTTCTACTTCTTATAAAGTGGGCGGTGGTTCTGCTGCTAATAGTAATACGAGTAGAGAGGAGAAATCAAAAAAGACGTTAATTTATTTGACGGGTTTGGTGGTTGCCATGGTTGGTAGTAGTTATGCTGCTGTTCCTCTTTATAGGAGGTTCTGTCAAGCCACTGGTTATGGCGGAACTGTTCAACGCCGCGAG AGTGTTGAAGAGAAGATTGCTCGGCATGCTAACGATGGAACTGTTGCCACTAG GGAGATAGCAGTGCAGTTTAATGCTGATGTGGGTGACGGAATGCCATGGAAGTTCGCTCCTACACAAAGAGAG GTAAGAGTAAAGCCAGGAGAAAGTGCTCTTGCATTTTACACTGCTGAAAATCAAAGCTCCACTCCAATAACTGGTGTATCTACATATAATGTTACTCCTATGAAG GCTGCCGTGTActtcaataaaatacaatgttTTTGCTTTGAGGAGCAGCGTCTTCTTCCTGGGGAGCAGATTGACATGCCT GTCTTCTTTTATATTGATCCAGAATTTGAAACGGATCCTAGAATGGATGGAATCAACAACATAATTTTATCGTATACATTCTTTAAAGTTTCAGAGGAGTAA
- the LOC133680838 gene encoding uncharacterized protein LOC133680838 isoform X1: MSSKHGHTELEATQRNCLRIKVTRRGIRRRSCAIRGITSKMVEIREGQKRIKEGQKEVRKKFKEIRKESKKLKDETDLISRQSAANQLRLDLMFQIVKARADNDSAKDAHLTQTLRELMAKGECEHKQAFHRGGDHQARTKYN; this comes from the exons ATGTCTTCGAAACATGGACACACGGAACTGGAGGCAACTCAAAGAAATTGTCTG AGAATAAAAGTAACGAGGAGAGGGATACGCAGGAGAAGCTGCGCGATCAGAGGGATCACATCTAAGATGGTTGAGATCAGGGAAGGACAGAAACGAATAAAAGAGGGGCAAAAGGAAGTaaggaaaaaatttaaagaaataagaaaagagtCAAAGAAACTAAAAGACGAAACCGATCTTATCTCCAGGCAGAGTGCTGCAAATCAACTCAGGCTTGATCTCATGTTTCAAATAGTCAAAGCCAGAGCAGATAATGATTCTGCCAAAGACGCTCATCTTACACAAACCTTGCG TGAACTAATGGCGAAAGGAGAATGTGAGCATAAGCAAGCTTTTCATAGAGGAGGGGATCATCAAGCACGAACTAAGTATAATTAG
- the LOC133680838 gene encoding uncharacterized protein LOC133680838 isoform X2, translating into MDTRNWRQLKEIVWRSCAIRGITSKMVEIREGQKRIKEGQKEVRKKFKEIRKESKKLKDETDLISRQSAANQLRLDLMFQIVKARADNDSAKDAHLTQTLRELMAKGECEHKQAFHRGGDHQARTKYN; encoded by the exons ATGGACACACGGAACTGGAGGCAACTCAAAGAAATTGTCTG GAGAAGCTGCGCGATCAGAGGGATCACATCTAAGATGGTTGAGATCAGGGAAGGACAGAAACGAATAAAAGAGGGGCAAAAGGAAGTaaggaaaaaatttaaagaaataagaaaagagtCAAAGAAACTAAAAGACGAAACCGATCTTATCTCCAGGCAGAGTGCTGCAAATCAACTCAGGCTTGATCTCATGTTTCAAATAGTCAAAGCCAGAGCAGATAATGATTCTGCCAAAGACGCTCATCTTACACAAACCTTGCG TGAACTAATGGCGAAAGGAGAATGTGAGCATAAGCAAGCTTTTCATAGAGGAGGGGATCATCAAGCACGAACTAAGTATAATTAG
- the LOC133681180 gene encoding uncharacterized protein LOC133681180 has protein sequence MDSHGLPTLSSKPKINIRKKKRKSDGEHAKGFKKMKGLKQDLKNLDKVTAQLSNIVENQENLMDDLLHQLMLGSDELELLKEESAISCPGGPNWDVCVSETKDPVDIISLLKYRSKMLDRQIKILYEMMFK, from the exons ATGGATAGTCATGGTTTGCCAACTCTCTCCTCAAAACCCAAGATAAATATTA gaaagaagaagaggaaaagtgACGGGGAGCATGCTAAGGGTTTTAAG AAAATGAAAGGGCTGAAGCAAGACTTGAAGAATCTTGATAAAGTAACCGCACAGCTGAGCAACATAGTGGAAAACCAGGAAAATCTCATGGATGACTTATTGCATCAGCTGATg CTTGGATCTGATGAACTCGAGCTGCTCAAAGAGGAATCTGCTATCTCATGTCCAGGAGGTCCCAATTGGGATGTCTGTGTGTCGGAAACAAAAGATCCTGTAGACATCATCTCTCTTTTGAAATATCGCAGCAAGATGCTTGAcagacaaattaaaattttgtacGAGATGATGTTCAAATGA